From the genome of Hydrogenobacter hydrogenophilus:
AAGATTTTCTTATAACTTGACAAAGTAATCCTTATACTTACATTTTATTATATGAGATGGATCACAAAGGAGGTGTAAGATGAAAAAGGCTCTTGTGTTTGTGTCCCTTTCTGGTCTTTTGCTCTTTTCATGTCAAAAGAAAGCTTCAGAAACTACTGTTTCTCCTCCCACACCTTCTACATCGGAGAAACCAGCGGAAGAAGTAGCCAGCGATAAAGGTATAGGACCCATTAAAGAGGTTCAGCTCGGACCAATAGACCAGAACCTCGTCAAAAAAGGGAAGGAGATATTTGATTCCAAGTGTGCCACATGCCACAAGTTGGAGGAAAAGTATGTGGGACCTCCTCTTAAGGGTGTTACCAAGAGGAGAAAGCCCGAGTGGATAATGAATATGATACTCAACCCAGCAGAAATGGAGCAGAAGGACCCAGTAGCTAAACAGCTTCTTGCCGAATACCTTACTCAGATGACTTTCCAAAATGTGTCGCAGGACGATGCAAGGGCCATATTGGAGTATCTGAGAAGCGTTGATGAAAAGTAATTGAGATAAAAGGA
Proteins encoded in this window:
- a CDS encoding c-type cytochrome codes for the protein MKKALVFVSLSGLLLFSCQKKASETTVSPPTPSTSEKPAEEVASDKGIGPIKEVQLGPIDQNLVKKGKEIFDSKCATCHKLEEKYVGPPLKGVTKRRKPEWIMNMILNPAEMEQKDPVAKQLLAEYLTQMTFQNVSQDDARAILEYLRSVDEK